From a region of the Polynucleobacter corsicus genome:
- a CDS encoding ATP-dependent DNA helicase, producing the protein MTPANTSEASEIEITPEYQEVIDAIERHDPYIFVSGKAGTGKTTLIGYLREHVHGNVVVVAPTGVAALQVKGVTIHSFFRLPPRLIFPEEDIKPLKDKRLYKDIRLLIIDEISMVRVDVVDAIDLFLRANGPQKNEPFGGIQVMFVGDLFQLPPVVSQADMQVLSERGYEGPYFFCANALHRKDVTMVELSKIFRQKDVHFAGLLNQIRINQDIEEALNTLNAVCYETKKEVDEQTITLTTTNARADQINGAGLRALTTDAKVYMGNCTGKFNVDDRNLPSPNQLTLKVGAKVMFTATDSNFPKRWVNGTIGVVRELLPNTVKVMVQNGPYSNTVEVKGHQWESYRYDHDMMSGKISPNIIGTFVQIPLMLAWAVTIHKSQGKTLDKIKVDLSSGAFASGQVYVALSRCTSIEGITLERPIQPKDVSCDQEVKRFYLNCLPN; encoded by the coding sequence ATGACCCCAGCCAATACCTCTGAAGCGTCTGAAATTGAAATCACCCCTGAGTACCAGGAGGTCATCGACGCCATCGAGCGTCACGACCCTTATATCTTTGTGAGTGGTAAAGCGGGCACCGGTAAGACCACTTTAATTGGCTATCTGCGTGAGCATGTTCATGGCAATGTAGTGGTAGTTGCACCAACTGGCGTAGCAGCATTGCAGGTGAAGGGCGTCACAATTCATTCCTTCTTTCGCTTACCGCCTCGCTTGATCTTCCCTGAAGAAGATATCAAGCCTCTAAAAGATAAGCGTCTCTATAAAGATATCCGCCTACTCATCATTGATGAGATCTCGATGGTCAGAGTGGATGTAGTGGATGCAATTGATCTATTCCTACGCGCTAACGGACCTCAAAAGAATGAGCCCTTCGGTGGCATACAGGTGATGTTTGTAGGAGACTTGTTTCAGTTGCCTCCAGTTGTGTCTCAAGCAGATATGCAAGTGCTCTCTGAGCGCGGTTACGAAGGTCCTTACTTCTTTTGCGCTAATGCGCTACATCGAAAAGATGTCACGATGGTGGAGCTGTCTAAGATCTTCCGTCAAAAAGACGTCCACTTTGCAGGACTGCTCAATCAAATCCGTATTAATCAAGATATTGAAGAGGCGCTCAACACCTTAAATGCCGTCTGCTATGAAACTAAAAAAGAAGTTGATGAGCAAACCATTACGCTAACCACAACCAATGCCCGTGCAGATCAAATTAATGGCGCAGGATTACGCGCACTCACAACTGATGCCAAAGTGTATATGGGCAATTGCACTGGTAAGTTCAATGTGGATGATCGTAACCTGCCATCACCTAATCAGCTCACCCTCAAGGTGGGTGCCAAGGTCATGTTTACGGCAACCGATAGCAATTTCCCTAAGCGCTGGGTGAACGGCACAATTGGCGTCGTTCGCGAACTGCTGCCCAACACCGTGAAGGTAATGGTGCAAAACGGCCCTTACTCCAATACGGTGGAAGTCAAAGGGCATCAGTGGGAGTCCTATCGCTATGACCACGACATGATGTCTGGCAAGATCTCACCAAACATCATTGGCACCTTTGTGCAGATCCCACTCATGCTAGCTTGGGCTGTCACTATTCATAAGAGCCAAGGCAAGACTTTGGATAAGATCAAAGTAGACCTCTCCTCAGGAGCATTTGCCTCAGGGCAAGTTTATGTCGCCTTGAGTCGCTGCACCTCCATTGAGGGCATAACTCTCGAGCGCCCAATACAACCTAAGGATGTGAGCTGCGATCAAGAGGTGAAGCGTTTCTATTTGAACTGCTTGCCTAATTAA
- a CDS encoding BrnA antitoxin family protein has product MIAKSKKVKIDNSAEAWESGELGSDLKHARAVDKKIGVQIDEALGLQMISIRLEQDLIESYKLLGAKYDMGYQPLMREALKRFVEGEFKLIASEVLEKQRAEKQKNVKRMAKAA; this is encoded by the coding sequence ATGATCGCAAAAAGTAAGAAAGTAAAAATAGACAATTCCGCTGAGGCTTGGGAAAGTGGTGAGCTAGGTAGCGACCTCAAGCATGCAAGGGCAGTCGATAAGAAAATCGGCGTTCAAATTGATGAAGCACTAGGGCTACAAATGATCTCCATCAGACTGGAGCAGGACTTGATTGAGTCCTATAAGCTCTTAGGTGCTAAATACGATATGGGCTATCAACCCCTAATGCGTGAAGCTTTGAAAAGATTCGTTGAGGGTGAATTTAAACTCATTGCCAGTGAAGTACTAGAAAAGCAGCGAGCGGAGAAGCAAAAGAACGTTAAAAGAATGGCAAAAGCAGCTTAA
- a CDS encoding AbrB/MazE/SpoVT family DNA-binding domain-containing protein yields MKKDLTQHNELADSKSGISKMLPSERVAPRVGWSEGSKAIARDGDDYLRLGDFPNLEDQELEW; encoded by the coding sequence ATGAAAAAAGATCTTACTCAACACAATGAACTCGCTGACTCGAAGAGCGGCATTTCAAAGATGCTTCCTTCGGAGAGGGTGGCGCCTAGGGTGGGTTGGAGTGAAGGCTCAAAAGCCATCGCCAGGGACGGCGACGACTATTTACGTTTGGGTGATTTTCCGAATCTAGAGGATCAAGAGCTGGAGTGGTGA
- a CDS encoding gamma-glutamyltransferase family protein, protein MLISPPFGGARAPVLAKNAVASSQPLATQAGIEALQNGGNAVDAALATAITLTVVEPTMNGLGGDGFALIWDGKKLHGMNASGRAPAAWTPEYFSGKTAMDLIGWNTVTVPGMVSGWIELSRKFGKLPFAQLFKRAIDYAENGFPVSPVIARQWREAIPILKNEPGFSESFLIDGKAPTAGQLWRYPAQANTLREIANTEGESFYTGKLAQSMVDFAQSTGGCFTMADFAANQTDWVEPLAFDYGDYTLHEIPPNGSGIVAQIALGILQAANVKQYPANSAQRIHLQVEAMRMAFADAYAHVSDASTMKVPTSALLDRDYLASRAALINHNQAGSYGAGDPHAGGTVYLCAADDSGMIISYIQSNFKGFGSGVVAPGGIAFHNRGMSFSLVDGHPNQVAPGKRPFHTIIPAFLTKGSQPAMAFGVMGGNMQPQGHLQFVMRFVDEYLNPQACSDAPRWRIDDVGKLTAEASMPTAVVEVLKAMGHEVTVMPANSLDFGSAQAIALLGEETKDAYIAGSDHRRDGLAAGF, encoded by the coding sequence ATGTTGATTTCCCCTCCCTTTGGTGGCGCTCGTGCCCCAGTCCTTGCTAAAAATGCAGTTGCTAGCTCACAGCCATTGGCAACCCAAGCGGGCATTGAAGCTTTGCAAAACGGTGGCAATGCAGTTGATGCAGCCTTAGCTACAGCAATCACACTCACCGTGGTGGAGCCCACCATGAATGGTCTTGGTGGCGATGGCTTTGCACTCATTTGGGATGGTAAAAAACTCCATGGTATGAATGCCTCTGGTCGTGCCCCAGCCGCTTGGACGCCAGAATATTTTTCTGGCAAAACTGCCATGGATTTGATTGGCTGGAATACTGTGACTGTGCCAGGCATGGTTTCAGGATGGATTGAGTTATCTCGTAAGTTTGGCAAGCTGCCTTTTGCACAACTCTTTAAGCGTGCCATTGACTATGCTGAAAACGGCTTCCCAGTTTCACCGGTCATTGCGCGCCAATGGCGCGAAGCAATTCCGATTCTGAAAAATGAACCTGGTTTTAGTGAATCGTTTTTGATTGATGGCAAAGCGCCAACTGCCGGCCAACTCTGGCGCTACCCTGCTCAAGCAAATACCTTGCGCGAGATCGCCAACACTGAAGGTGAATCTTTTTACACCGGTAAGTTAGCCCAAAGCATGGTCGACTTTGCTCAAAGCACGGGTGGCTGCTTCACTATGGCCGATTTTGCTGCTAATCAAACTGACTGGGTTGAGCCCTTAGCGTTTGATTATGGTGATTACACCTTGCATGAGATTCCTCCCAATGGCTCGGGCATTGTGGCGCAGATAGCGCTCGGTATTTTGCAAGCAGCCAACGTAAAACAATATCCCGCCAACTCTGCACAGCGTATTCATCTGCAGGTAGAAGCGATGCGTATGGCCTTTGCTGACGCCTATGCTCATGTATCCGATGCCAGCACTATGAAGGTGCCGACAAGCGCTCTATTGGACAGGGATTATTTAGCTAGCCGCGCTGCACTGATTAATCACAATCAAGCAGGTAGCTACGGTGCTGGAGATCCACATGCTGGCGGCACTGTTTACCTGTGCGCTGCCGATGATTCCGGCATGATAATTTCTTATATTCAGTCCAACTTTAAGGGCTTTGGCTCTGGTGTGGTTGCTCCTGGTGGCATTGCCTTCCATAACCGCGGCATGAGCTTTAGTTTGGTCGACGGTCATCCGAATCAAGTAGCTCCAGGTAAGCGCCCTTTCCACACCATCATCCCCGCATTCCTCACCAAAGGTAGTCAGCCAGCTATGGCATTTGGTGTGATGGGTGGCAATATGCAGCCACAGGGACATCTTCAGTTTGTGATGCGCTTTGTCGATGAATATCTCAATCCACAGGCTTGCTCAGATGCACCCCGCTGGAGAATTGATGATGTGGGCAAGCTCACTGCGGAAGCATCTATGCCTACTGCAGTAGTCGAGGTATTAAAAGCAATGGGGCATGAGGTAACGGTTATGCCAGCTAATAGCTTGGACTTTGGTAGCGCTCAAGCCATTGCCTTATTAGGCGAAGAAACTAAGGACGCTTACATTGCTGGTAGCGATCATCGTCGAGATGGATTGGCGGCGGGGTTCTAA
- a CDS encoding Bug family tripartite tricarboxylate transporter substrate binding protein, with protein MNPLKRKTAHALLGFIFTTILCGNALAAPEGDWPKKPIIAILPFPAGGSTDVFARSIGVPLGEALGQPVVIDNKPGAGGMIALGAAAKAAPDGYTLLFSALTNQSISQALFKNPPADLTKDFAPIALVGSIPHLIVVNPSVPAKNLPELIAFIKSKKGDFNYASQGNGSLSHLESTMFIQRIGAAGTHIPYKGSAFALPDLIAGNTLMMFDSVTASLPHIQSGKLRPIAIAAPERSPLMPNVPTLGQDGMKQFDVENLYAIFAPKGTPPAIVARIEREIRKILTNPDFKNRLANQGIHPQFANSEQLTVITQSEHTKWEKAVKSANVKID; from the coding sequence ATGAATCCTCTTAAGCGCAAAACTGCCCATGCACTCTTAGGCTTTATATTTACAACAATCCTGTGCGGCAACGCCTTGGCAGCGCCTGAGGGAGATTGGCCCAAGAAACCGATCATCGCCATCCTGCCTTTTCCTGCTGGTGGCTCTACCGACGTATTTGCCAGATCAATAGGCGTGCCTCTTGGTGAGGCCTTAGGTCAACCAGTGGTCATTGACAATAAACCAGGTGCTGGTGGCATGATTGCTTTAGGGGCAGCTGCCAAGGCAGCTCCTGATGGCTACACCCTGTTATTTAGTGCCCTCACCAATCAATCGATTTCTCAAGCACTTTTCAAAAATCCACCGGCCGATCTCACCAAAGACTTTGCACCGATCGCGCTAGTAGGCTCAATCCCGCATCTGATCGTAGTAAACCCGTCGGTACCTGCTAAGAATTTGCCTGAACTCATTGCCTTTATTAAATCTAAAAAGGGAGACTTTAATTACGCCTCTCAAGGTAACGGCAGTCTCTCTCACCTTGAGTCAACCATGTTCATACAACGGATTGGTGCTGCTGGCACCCACATCCCTTACAAAGGTAGCGCTTTTGCCCTGCCAGATTTAATTGCTGGTAATACGCTCATGATGTTTGATAGCGTGACCGCATCTTTGCCCCATATTCAAAGTGGCAAGTTGCGCCCCATTGCAATTGCCGCCCCTGAACGTTCGCCATTAATGCCGAATGTCCCCACCCTAGGCCAAGATGGTATGAAACAATTTGATGTAGAAAACCTCTATGCCATCTTTGCTCCCAAAGGTACGCCCCCGGCGATTGTTGCAAGAATAGAAAGAGAAATTCGGAAGATTTTGACTAACCCCGACTTTAAGAATCGTCTTGCAAATCAGGGTATCCATCCTCAATTTGCCAACTCTGAACAATTGACTGTGATCACGCAAAGCGAGCATACCAAGTGGGAGAAGGCAGTGAAATCAGCCAACGTTAAAATTGACTAA
- a CDS encoding LrgB family protein, whose protein sequence is MNEKHSIVEIWVYLSGSPLFALFITLAAYQVGLSIYKAAKQNPLANPVAIAIILVASIIQFVEMPYSTYFEGAQFIHFLLGSATVSLAIPIYRGLSSLKGRSFPLLASLIAGGLVSIIGAVNIAKLLGADSSITGAMYPKSVTAPIAMGIAERIGVSPTLTAIFAVTTGILGAILAPFILNALGMKAWWQRGFAIGIGAHGIGTSRAFSIHPEAGTYASLAMGMNGVISAVAIPILYHLFN, encoded by the coding sequence ATGAACGAAAAACATTCGATTGTGGAGATTTGGGTTTATCTCTCAGGCAGCCCTTTATTCGCCCTCTTTATTACTTTGGCCGCCTATCAAGTTGGCCTCTCAATTTATAAAGCTGCCAAACAGAATCCTTTAGCTAATCCAGTGGCAATTGCCATCATTCTGGTAGCCAGCATCATTCAATTTGTTGAAATGCCCTATTCCACCTACTTTGAAGGCGCGCAATTTATTCATTTCTTATTAGGCTCGGCAACCGTTTCTTTAGCCATACCCATCTATAGAGGCTTAAGCAGCTTGAAGGGTCGATCATTTCCCTTGCTGGCATCTTTAATTGCGGGTGGCTTGGTATCTATTATTGGCGCAGTAAACATCGCCAAATTGTTAGGGGCTGATTCCAGCATTACAGGTGCCATGTACCCCAAATCAGTTACCGCACCTATTGCTATGGGTATTGCTGAACGTATCGGCGTATCCCCAACCCTGACCGCCATCTTTGCGGTGACTACCGGAATCCTCGGAGCTATTCTGGCGCCCTTTATTCTGAATGCATTGGGCATGAAAGCGTGGTGGCAACGGGGGTTTGCCATTGGCATTGGCGCGCATGGCATTGGCACCTCACGTGCATTTAGCATTCATCCTGAGGCGGGGACTTATGCCAGTCTCGCTATGGGAATGAATGGCGTCATCAGTGCTGTGGCCATTCCGATTTTGTATCACCTGTTTAACTAG
- a CDS encoding CidA/LrgA family protein, translated as MISGLVQILLFQSLGELVSKFALPTLPGPVIGLVLLIIWLVLRKGINPELALVADGFSQYLGLLFVPAAVGVVLFLPQLKANALAIISALVGSVILTIATSAIVVRFLSPKPTETGQ; from the coding sequence ATGATCTCCGGCCTAGTCCAAATCCTTCTCTTTCAAAGCCTAGGCGAGCTTGTATCTAAGTTTGCTCTACCCACACTACCAGGGCCTGTCATTGGCTTGGTCCTACTCATTATTTGGCTGGTACTGCGCAAGGGGATTAACCCTGAACTCGCATTGGTGGCTGACGGCTTTAGCCAATACCTTGGCCTCTTATTCGTTCCGGCAGCCGTTGGGGTGGTGCTTTTTTTACCCCAACTGAAGGCCAATGCCCTAGCAATCATCAGCGCCTTGGTTGGTAGCGTGATTCTGACTATTGCCACCAGCGCGATAGTTGTTCGCTTTTTGAGCCCAAAGCCAACAGAGACTGGGCAATGA
- a CDS encoding (2Fe-2S)-binding protein, with protein sequence MADLNVNGKKYQVDVDPETPLLWVIRDHVGLTGTKYGCGVGQCGACTVLFDGQAIRSCSIPVSAAAGRKIETIESLEKNGQLSKVQKAWVDNQVPQCGYCQSGMVMATTALLRNTPKPTDAQIDAAVTNICRCGTFQQVRDAIHAVSKA encoded by the coding sequence ATGGCCGACTTAAACGTCAACGGTAAGAAGTACCAGGTGGATGTTGATCCGGAAACCCCTTTATTGTGGGTAATCCGTGATCATGTTGGATTAACAGGTACTAAATATGGTTGCGGTGTAGGTCAGTGCGGTGCATGTACTGTTTTGTTTGATGGTCAGGCAATTCGGAGTTGTTCAATTCCGGTGAGTGCGGCTGCAGGTAGGAAGATTGAAACTATTGAGAGCTTAGAAAAAAATGGCCAGCTCTCTAAGGTTCAAAAAGCGTGGGTTGACAATCAGGTGCCGCAATGTGGTTACTGCCAGTCAGGCATGGTGATGGCAACTACGGCCCTATTGCGCAATACTCCAAAACCAACGGATGCGCAGATTGATGCCGCTGTAACGAATATCTGCCGCTGCGGAACCTTTCAACAAGTGCGTGATGCTATTCATGCTGTGAGCAAGGCATAA